The Muribaculum intestinale genome includes the window ATTAATCATCGTGTCGCTTAGCTATGTTGTGCAACATGCTGTGCAAAGTTACAAATAATTCTTAATATCAAGCATAACTGGATGGGAAAAAGATGATTTTGCGCGAAATGATTGTAAAGAAATCAAAAATAAGGTGTGTAATACGATTTTAACGCTTTTTTTTCGAGCTATCATATGGATTTTTATATCTTTGCAATCATAAATTTTTTGCTATGGCAGATCGGATAGAACGTACATACGGGCTGATAGGATTTCCATTGACCCACTCATTCTCGCAAGCCTATTTCAATCGGAAATTCGAGGCTGAAGGCATTCCGGCCCATTATATTAATTTTGAGTTGCCGGATATCGGAGATTTTATGGAGGTGATATCGGAGTATCCCACCTTGTCAGGACTTAATGTGACGATTCCCTATAAGGAGCAGGTTATACCGTATCTTAATGAAATAGATGAGGATGCGCGTAAAATTGGAGCCGTGAATGTGATAAAGTTTATCCGTAAGAAAGGCAATGATATAAAACTCAAGGGATATAATTCGGATATAATCGGTTTCTCCGACTCAATAAGGCCATTGCTCAATCCGGAACGCAACAAGGCGCTGATACTTGGTACCGGTGGTGCTGCCAAAGCGGTCAG containing:
- a CDS encoding shikimate dehydrogenase family protein; amino-acid sequence: MADRIERTYGLIGFPLTHSFSQAYFNRKFEAEGIPAHYINFELPDIGDFMEVISEYPTLSGLNVTIPYKEQVIPYLNEIDEDARKIGAVNVIKFIRKKGNDIKLKGYNSDIIGFSDSIRPLLNPERNKALILGTGGAAKAVRQGLINLGVEPVMVSRTPNEGVITYADITPEVMDAHKIIVNTTPLGMYPHVDECPDIPYGLLTSSHLCYDLLYNPDVTLFMKKSSDMGAETKNGLEMLLLQAFVSWQIWEEA